A single window of Syntrophus aciditrophicus SB DNA harbors:
- a CDS encoding IS256 family transposase, whose translation MENNDRDYWEKQVKEEAKSVLELIIREGACRMLQAAIENEVSEYIDRFKNEKDSRNRRLVVRNGSLPEREIVTGIGPLKLKQPRIHDKREDQLFTSNILPRYMRRIPSVDALIPALYLKGISTGDFSKVLESILGKNASGLSATNIVRLKRLWEQDYKEWAGRDLSLKRYVYFWADGIYFNVRLEDAENKRQCILIIMGTLENGKKELVSILDGYRESKQAWQEMLGDLKHRGLKEGPKLAIGDGALGFWAALREEFPETVEQRCWVHKTANILDKMPKSVQPRAKGHIRDMYMAPTKEEAIKAYNHFISQYRAKYEKACDCLEKDQDRLFAFYDFPAEHWRHIRSTNPVESTFATVRLRTNRTKGCGSRLATLTMVFKLAMEAEKTWQRIRGHQLIGKVIEGIRFVDGIIMKEAA comes from the coding sequence GTGGAGAATAATGACCGCGATTATTGGGAAAAGCAAGTTAAAGAAGAAGCAAAGAGCGTCCTGGAGCTGATTATCCGAGAAGGAGCCTGCCGGATGTTGCAGGCGGCGATTGAGAACGAAGTAAGCGAGTACATTGACCGCTTTAAGAATGAAAAAGACTCAAGGAACAGGCGGTTAGTTGTGAGAAACGGTTCCTTGCCTGAAAGAGAGATCGTAACAGGTATCGGCCCCTTAAAGCTAAAACAGCCCAGGATTCATGACAAAAGAGAAGATCAGCTTTTTACGAGCAATATTCTGCCGAGATATATGCGCCGGATTCCCTCGGTTGATGCCTTAATCCCGGCACTGTATCTTAAAGGGATCTCCACGGGAGATTTCAGCAAGGTGCTGGAATCCATATTGGGGAAGAATGCATCGGGGCTTTCCGCCACCAATATCGTCCGGCTGAAGAGGCTCTGGGAGCAGGATTATAAGGAGTGGGCCGGACGGGATCTTTCTCTCAAGAGATATGTGTATTTCTGGGCCGACGGCATTTACTTCAATGTTCGTTTGGAAGATGCCGAGAATAAGCGGCAATGCATCCTGATCATTATGGGGACATTGGAAAACGGGAAGAAAGAACTCGTCTCCATCCTAGATGGCTATAGAGAAAGCAAACAGGCCTGGCAGGAGATGCTGGGAGACCTCAAGCATCGCGGGCTTAAAGAAGGTCCAAAATTGGCCATTGGTGATGGTGCCTTGGGATTCTGGGCGGCCCTGCGGGAGGAATTTCCAGAAACGGTTGAGCAGCGTTGCTGGGTTCATAAGACGGCCAATATTCTGGATAAGATGCCGAAAAGTGTCCAGCCGAGAGCCAAAGGACACATCCGGGACATGTACATGGCACCGACCAAGGAGGAAGCCATAAAGGCCTACAACCACTTCATTTCTCAATACCGGGCAAAATATGAAAAGGCTTGCGACTGCTTAGAGAAGGATCAGGACCGTCTCTTTGCATTTTATGATTTTCCGGCCGAGCATTGGCGTCACATCCGCTCAACCAACCCTGTTGAATCGACCTTTGCCACGGTCAGACTTCGCACAAATCGGACAAAGGGCTGTGGGTCAAGATTGGCAACACTGACCATGGTTTTCAAGTTGGCAATGGAAGCGGAAAAAACCTGGCAGAGAATCAGGGGCCATCAACTCATCGGCAAGGTCATTGAAGGCATCCGATTTGTGGATGGCATAATCATGAAAGAGGCTGCTTAA
- a CDS encoding integrase arm-type DNA-binding domain-containing protein — protein MGKYPEIGLADARQRREDTRNLLAQDLDPAIVRKAQKQVKKEETDTLEVIARRLEALTSSSPFDSTCAHPL, from the coding sequence CTGGGAAAGTATCCCGAAATCGGGCTGGCTGACGCCAGGCAAAGAAGAGAAGACACCCGAAATCTTCTTGCTCAAGATCTTGATCCGGCCATAGTCCGGAAAGCCCAGAAGCAGGTAAAAAAGGAGGAAACAGATACCTTAGAGGTCATAGCCCGCCGTCTGGAAGCTTTGACTTCATCATCTCCCTTCGATTCAACTTGCGCCCATCCACTATGA
- a CDS encoding DUF3147 family protein has product MNYFYFLKIVITVIFITAISEVSKKSSIIAAVMASLPVISIIAMMWIYIDTKDIEKISLLSKQLSWMVLPSLIFFISLPIFLKHGFSFYSGLTSSMILTATGYCAMILIIKQIGFKI; this is encoded by the coding sequence TTGAACTATTTCTACTTTTTAAAAATTGTAATTACCGTTATTTTCATAACGGCAATATCTGAAGTGTCTAAAAAAAGTTCGATTATTGCGGCTGTTATGGCTTCTCTTCCAGTAATTTCAATTATAGCAATGATGTGGATTTATATTGATACTAAGGACATTGAAAAAATTTCACTTTTGTCGAAGCAACTGTCCTGGATGGTTCTTCCTTCACTTATATTTTTTATAAGTCTTCCAATTTTTTTAAAACATGGTTTCAGTTTCTACTCAGGATTAACCAGCTCAATGATTCTAACAGCAACAGGGTACTGCGCAATGATATTAATCATCAAGCAAATTGGATTTAAAATTTGA
- a CDS encoding DUF2238 domain-containing protein, with translation MDNNSGQFLKYLMSMYVVVFLALAIAPHDRTTWFVENLTVWIILAVIIGLYRIGIHCSRTAYSLMFILIYLHTIGGHYTFALVPFDWITNFFGFSRNHFDRIAHFSVGFYAFAIAEWLWIKRLVNNKFLLFTYPVFVIATIAMSYELVEWIYADLSDPAAGAAYLGSQGDIWDAQKDMLADTLGAILATALFFLLRNPFNKLPAERKRTLK, from the coding sequence ATGGATAATAATTCGGGCCAGTTTTTGAAATATTTGATGTCGATGTATGTCGTTGTGTTTCTGGCTTTGGCAATTGCACCGCATGACAGGACGACATGGTTTGTTGAAAATTTGACCGTATGGATCATATTAGCGGTGATCATCGGATTATATCGGATAGGGATTCATTGCTCCCGTACGGCTTACTCTCTGATGTTTATCTTGATTTATCTTCATACGATAGGCGGACATTATACTTTCGCGCTTGTTCCTTTTGACTGGATAACTAATTTTTTCGGATTTTCCAGAAATCACTTTGATCGAATTGCTCATTTTTCGGTGGGCTTTTACGCGTTCGCCATCGCTGAATGGCTATGGATTAAAAGATTGGTAAACAACAAATTTCTTTTATTCACATATCCAGTATTTGTCATTGCCACGATTGCAATGAGTTATGAGCTTGTAGAGTGGATTTATGCAGATTTGTCCGATCCGGCAGCTGGTGCGGCATATCTGGGAAGCCAGGGTGACATATGGGATGCCCAGAAGGATATGCTTGCTGATACCCTGGGAGCAATCTTGGCTACAGCACTATTTTTCCTATTAAGGAATCCTTTCAATAAGTTACCTGCAGAAAGAAAAAGAACTTTGAAATAA
- a CDS encoding PAS domain S-box protein, whose protein sequence is MKNEEIAVPQTAAQIKELIHELQAKQIELEIQNQELKQANSELDASQKMYKGIYELAPVGYLTLDRHGVIRKSNLTGANIIGMGRSRLINRQFALFLPEENRLFFKDFLNRIFATKTSKSCELTLQNLIIAGIVAIPSEGGNECYLVLGDITDRKQAGEALAKSEMLYRNLFENSPIGMFQYSHIEKRLLRVNAAYAKMLGYESPEEMVSAITDVTTQIHNDPQNHINVLAALKERDWFYGEQPLLHKDGSVIIAKVAVRKVLKADGTIDYTDGFVEDVTEQRRLEETEKKHLDEITDLYENAPCGYHSSAKDGTILRMNQTELSWLGYSRDEVIGRMKLMDLLSPDEIEHFHQVFPVLMKQGQLHDLEGKFIRKDGSIFHALITVTAIYDENGDYLMDRVSVFNNTERNRAEQALAENEALYRNLFANASIGMFQTTLEGRFLRINRAYATMLGYESPEEVIATFTNTATQLHADPRNRAELLSALERQDWFYAEQPYLRKDGSIMIGKLAVRKVVAQDGTTSYLEGIVEDITERKKAGEALIKNERELRIKAQNLTDVNTTMKVLLNSMENDQEKLKERFLDNIKAQVLPYLKKLKNTSLDDVQKGLIKIAETNLDEIASPFVQKLTSNYLNLTKTEIQIASLVREGKTSKEIAAILNSKKRVIDFHRENIRKKLGLNNKKGSLSILLRSYS, encoded by the coding sequence ATGAAAAATGAGGAAATAGCTGTTCCTCAGACCGCCGCACAAATAAAAGAGCTCATTCATGAGCTGCAAGCTAAACAGATTGAGCTGGAAATTCAGAATCAGGAATTGAAGCAGGCAAACTCAGAATTAGACGCTTCCCAGAAAATGTATAAAGGGATTTACGAACTTGCTCCTGTCGGATACCTGACACTTGATCGCCATGGAGTCATTCGCAAATCAAATCTGACCGGTGCAAATATTATCGGAATGGGCCGCAGCAGACTGATCAATCGACAATTTGCCCTCTTCCTTCCCGAAGAAAACCGTCTCTTCTTTAAAGATTTCCTGAATCGGATTTTTGCCACTAAAACAAGTAAATCCTGCGAATTGACACTTCAAAATTTAATCATTGCAGGCATAGTCGCGATACCATCAGAAGGCGGAAATGAATGTTACCTTGTGTTAGGGGACATCACAGATCGGAAACAGGCAGGTGAGGCTCTTGCCAAGAGTGAAATGCTGTATCGCAACCTGTTCGAGAACTCTCCAATCGGCATGTTTCAATATTCCCATATTGAGAAACGACTCCTGAGAGTCAATGCCGCCTATGCCAAGATGCTGGGTTATGAATCTCCGGAAGAAATGGTGTCAGCCATCACTGATGTCACAACCCAAATCCACAATGATCCTCAGAATCACATCAATGTGCTTGCAGCTCTGAAAGAGCGGGACTGGTTTTATGGCGAGCAGCCGCTTCTCCACAAGGACGGTAGCGTCATAATTGCAAAAGTAGCGGTTCGTAAGGTTCTCAAGGCCGATGGGACGATAGACTACACAGACGGGTTTGTGGAAGATGTTACCGAGCAGAGACGGTTAGAAGAAACAGAGAAGAAGCACCTGGACGAGATAACCGACCTGTACGAGAACGCTCCCTGTGGTTACCATTCCTCTGCCAAGGATGGAACTATTCTCCGTATGAATCAAACTGAACTCAGTTGGCTGGGCTATTCCCGGGACGAGGTCATTGGCAGGATGAAACTTATGGATCTGCTGTCACCTGATGAAATAGAACACTTTCATCAGGTCTTTCCTGTCTTGATGAAGCAAGGGCAATTACATGATTTAGAGGGTAAATTTATTCGGAAGGATGGCAGCATATTTCATGCGCTCATCACCGTAACCGCCATATATGATGAAAATGGCGATTATCTCATGGACCGAGTTTCTGTCTTCAACAATACCGAACGGAACCGGGCTGAGCAGGCTCTTGCCGAAAATGAGGCACTGTATAGAAATTTGTTTGCGAATGCTTCGATCGGTATGTTTCAGACCACACTGGAAGGCAGATTCCTGCGCATCAATAGGGCTTATGCAACGATGCTGGGTTACGAATCGCCGGAAGAGGTCATTGCGACATTCACAAACACGGCTACCCAGCTTCATGCTGATCCCCGGAACCGGGCCGAACTCCTTTCTGCTTTGGAGCGGCAGGATTGGTTTTACGCCGAACAACCGTATCTCCGCAAGGATGGCAGCATCATGATCGGGAAACTGGCGGTTCGTAAAGTTGTTGCGCAGGATGGGACCACATCCTATCTGGAAGGTATTGTGGAAGACATCACGGAAAGAAAGAAGGCGGGGGAAGCTTTAATAAAAAATGAAAGAGAATTGAGAATAAAGGCGCAGAATCTGACGGATGTCAATACCACGATGAAGGTCCTGCTGAATTCCATGGAAAATGATCAAGAAAAACTAAAAGAGAGATTCCTTGACAATATCAAGGCACAGGTTCTGCCTTATCTGAAAAAACTCAAGAATACATCGTTGGACGATGTTCAGAAGGGTCTCATCAAGATAGCAGAAACTAACCTTGATGAAATCGCCTCACCCTTTGTGCAGAAATTGACTTCCAACTATCTGAACCTTACGAAAACAGAAATCCAGATCGCATCTCTAGTAAGAGAAGGCAAGACATCAAAGGAAATAGCTGCGATTTTGAATTCAAAAAAGCGAGTCATTGATTTCCACAGAGAAAACATCAGAAAAAAGTTAGGGTTGAATAATAAAAAGGGAAGCCTTTCTATTTTACTAAGGTCTTATTCATAA
- the nudC gene encoding NAD(+) diphosphatase, with the protein MIHEIFPHRFDNHYLANNNIGKKDYVIHYNGNSLLLKTNGNEFEIPQKKDFSEISDKTERTFLFRLNDVPCFLVWDSLKADKPHFIYKEINFFRTIRQQEIAWISIVGFHLMNWYSQNKFCGRCGTRTQQKPDERALICPDCDTIFYPKISPAIIVAIICNNKILLARSPNFPGNMYSLIAGYVDVGESLEEALAREVKEEVGLDIKNIRYYKSQPWPSSGSMMIGFIAEADENQPISIDIKEIADAAWFTRGDLPEHPLNISIAGEMIEKFEKGEL; encoded by the coding sequence ATGATTCATGAAATTTTTCCCCACCGTTTTGACAATCACTATCTCGCAAACAATAATATTGGAAAAAAGGATTATGTTATTCATTATAATGGGAATTCACTGTTATTGAAAACCAACGGCAATGAATTTGAAATACCACAAAAAAAAGATTTTTCTGAAATCTCAGATAAAACGGAACGTACATTTTTATTTAGATTGAATGATGTACCGTGTTTTCTTGTATGGGATAGCCTGAAGGCCGATAAGCCCCATTTTATTTACAAGGAAATAAATTTCTTCCGAACTATCAGACAGCAGGAAATAGCATGGATCAGTATTGTCGGATTCCATCTGATGAACTGGTACTCGCAGAATAAATTTTGTGGAAGATGCGGTACAAGAACGCAACAGAAACCTGATGAAAGGGCGCTGATATGTCCAGATTGCGATACAATTTTTTATCCAAAAATTTCTCCGGCGATTATAGTAGCAATAATTTGCAATAATAAAATACTGCTTGCTCGCAGCCCAAATTTTCCAGGAAACATGTATTCATTAATTGCTGGATATGTTGATGTGGGTGAATCGCTTGAGGAGGCTTTAGCACGTGAGGTCAAAGAAGAGGTGGGATTGGATATTAAAAATATCCGTTATTATAAGAGTCAACCCTGGCCCTCGTCAGGTTCGATGATGATAGGTTTTATCGCTGAAGCAGATGAAAATCAGCCTATCTCTATAGATATCAAAGAAATTGCAGATGCCGCATGGTTCACCAGGGGAGATCTCCCAGAACATCCTTTGAATATTAGTATTGCAGGCGAAATGATTGAAAAATTTGAGAAAGGGGAACTATGA
- a CDS encoding winged helix-turn-helix transcriptional regulator — translation MPIPIPGRPVRGSKTGVPIMALFDLLGRTWAMGVVWQLQNGPYTFRELQEKCESISPTILNSRIKELRKADIAERTIRGYQLTEHGHQLIELIRPFGEWSRKWAKEVFNYKEDNSN, via the coding sequence ATGCCAATTCCGATTCCAGGAAGACCTGTGAGAGGTTCCAAAACAGGGGTCCCAATCATGGCGCTGTTTGATTTACTCGGGAGAACGTGGGCGATGGGGGTTGTATGGCAACTACAAAATGGTCCGTATACATTCAGAGAACTTCAGGAAAAGTGTGAATCCATTTCCCCCACTATTCTAAACAGTCGAATAAAGGAATTACGAAAAGCCGATATTGCGGAGCGAACAATCCGTGGCTATCAATTGACGGAACATGGTCATCAACTCATTGAGCTGATACGTCCATTTGGAGAATGGTCAAGGAAATGGGCAAAAGAAGTGTTTAATTACAAAGAAGACAATTCAAACTAA
- a CDS encoding VOC family protein, with product MKFLWTTIYVQNLDESIAFYANLVGLRVMNRFPAGPGMEIAFMGNGITNETLVELLADSNKSAVNYNEFISLGFAVDSVDAMLETVKSHNIPVHAGPFETPGGERFFFIKDPNGLNVQFFQQA from the coding sequence ATGAAGTTTTTATGGACAACAATCTATGTACAAAATTTGGATGAATCAATCGCATTTTATGCCAACCTGGTGGGACTTCGCGTGATGAACCGTTTTCCTGCGGGACCCGGGATGGAAATCGCGTTTATGGGTAACGGCATAACCAACGAAACCTTGGTTGAGCTCCTGGCGGATAGCAACAAAAGCGCAGTCAATTACAATGAATTCATCTCTCTGGGTTTTGCTGTCGATTCCGTTGATGCCATGCTGGAAACGGTAAAAAGCCACAACATCCCCGTCCACGCCGGACCGTTTGAAACTCCTGGTGGAGAAAGATTTTTCTTTATCAAAGATCCGAATGGTCTGAATGTTCAGTTTTTTCAGCAGGCATGA
- a CDS encoding metal-sensitive transcriptional regulator translates to MSQERKKIIGRLRRIEGQIRGLQRMVESEAPCVDILTQVSAVTSAMKKTGNEIVQNHLQQCISETSQGNDEALENFKKALARYIRMA, encoded by the coding sequence ATGAGTCAGGAAAGAAAAAAAATTATTGGCCGTTTGCGAAGGATTGAAGGGCAAATTCGGGGACTTCAGAGGATGGTTGAAAGCGAAGCACCCTGCGTAGATATTCTCACACAGGTCTCAGCTGTTACTTCTGCCATGAAAAAAACGGGGAATGAAATTGTCCAGAACCACTTGCAGCAATGTATTTCCGAAACCTCTCAGGGAAACGATGAGGCACTGGAAAATTTTAAGAAAGCTTTAGCCCGATATATCCGCATGGCATAA
- a CDS encoding 4Fe-4S dicluster domain-containing protein produces the protein MEAEKISKISRRSLLKASTGALAIPGLAFPGTVQADVKEQLATLIDLSRCNGCVDLAKPSCVTVCKEINKNTIPAIADPIPVPWPRKTVEDWSRKREVSNRLTPYNFIYVHKADIVWKGKPQTIYVPRRCMHCDNPACATICPFSANHKQRNGAVVIDQDFCFGGAKCRTVCPWEIPQRQSGVGIYLHVLPALMGNGVMYKCDLCNQRLKEGKPPGCVEACPREAMIIGPRKEIYAVAEERIKAMDGYIYGKEENGGTATLYVSPVPFELINETMKKKPGQPDMKPGVERRMAGTDPAGKLALIAPVLGIAASAAAGFNWLSRRKQKVQEEEKDNG, from the coding sequence ATGGAAGCGGAAAAAATATCAAAGATCAGTCGTCGTTCCCTCCTGAAGGCATCTACTGGGGCATTGGCCATTCCGGGCTTAGCATTCCCAGGAACGGTCCAGGCAGATGTAAAAGAACAACTGGCAACTCTGATTGATCTCAGTCGATGCAATGGTTGCGTGGACCTTGCGAAACCGTCCTGCGTCACCGTTTGTAAAGAGATCAACAAAAACACCATTCCGGCGATTGCTGATCCCATTCCCGTGCCATGGCCACGCAAGACAGTCGAGGACTGGTCCAGGAAAAGGGAGGTCAGCAACCGCTTGACACCCTATAATTTCATTTATGTTCACAAGGCCGACATCGTCTGGAAAGGAAAGCCGCAAACCATTTATGTTCCAAGGAGGTGCATGCACTGCGACAACCCGGCATGCGCAACAATCTGTCCCTTTTCGGCAAATCATAAGCAAAGGAACGGAGCGGTGGTGATCGATCAGGATTTCTGTTTCGGTGGGGCCAAATGCAGGACGGTCTGTCCCTGGGAGATCCCCCAGCGGCAGTCCGGTGTAGGCATTTATCTGCACGTTCTGCCTGCCCTGATGGGAAACGGTGTCATGTACAAATGCGACCTCTGCAATCAGCGATTAAAGGAGGGAAAGCCACCCGGCTGTGTGGAGGCCTGTCCAAGGGAAGCCATGATCATCGGGCCCAGAAAAGAGATTTATGCAGTAGCGGAAGAACGGATTAAGGCCATGGATGGTTACATATACGGAAAGGAAGAAAACGGCGGGACGGCAACCCTGTATGTATCCCCGGTTCCCTTTGAACTGATCAATGAAACCATGAAGAAAAAACCGGGCCAGCCCGACATGAAGCCAGGTGTCGAACGGCGAATGGCAGGAACGGATCCCGCAGGGAAACTGGCGTTGATTGCGCCGGTACTGGGAATTGCTGCCAGCGCTGCAGCGGGCTTTAACTGGCTGTCCCGGCGGAAGCAGAAGGTGCAGGAAGAGGAAAAAGACAATGGCTGA
- a CDS encoding formate dehydrogenase subunit gamma codes for MAEKILQEKGLVVRHGSVELIEHWGIALSGLVLLLSGLFELPMANRYYITSLPGFSWSGDYFISLQIHYIASIPFIALAFFHLVYHGIRGDRGLIPQKGDLHASIDVIKSFFGKGEEPPFQKYLPEQRLAYVGMAAIIAMLILSGLIKTFKNVYAPDMPLAIVLTATWIHNILFILFILAFLGHIGAIALKPNRPMVRGIFTGAVRLDYARRRHPLWLAEIKRKGRCQSKGEED; via the coding sequence ATGGCTGAAAAGATTTTGCAAGAAAAGGGTCTCGTTGTCCGTCATGGAAGCGTTGAATTAATCGAGCACTGGGGTATTGCCCTTTCCGGACTGGTTCTACTGCTATCAGGGCTCTTTGAGCTTCCCATGGCCAATCGATATTACATCACTTCGCTGCCGGGGTTTTCCTGGTCCGGGGATTATTTCATATCATTGCAGATACATTATATCGCTTCAATTCCCTTCATTGCCCTTGCATTCTTTCATCTCGTTTACCATGGTATTCGGGGAGATCGGGGACTGATCCCGCAAAAGGGGGACCTGCATGCATCCATAGATGTCATCAAAAGCTTTTTCGGTAAGGGTGAGGAACCGCCTTTTCAAAAATATCTGCCCGAGCAGCGTCTGGCTTACGTCGGAATGGCTGCGATCATTGCCATGCTGATTCTGTCCGGCCTGATCAAAACCTTCAAGAATGTTTATGCTCCAGATATGCCTCTGGCAATCGTCCTGACTGCCACATGGATACATAACATTCTCTTCATCCTTTTTATCCTTGCCTTTCTGGGGCATATCGGTGCGATCGCTCTGAAGCCAAACCGCCCGATGGTCCGGGGAATCTTCACAGGCGCCGTTCGACTCGATTACGCCCGGCGCCGTCATCCCCTGTGGCTGGCGGAGATCAAGCGGAAAGGAAGGTGTCAATCAAAAGGGGAAGAAGACTAA
- a CDS encoding ISL3 family transposase, translating into MSTSLLYHGFSLVGYDYVRTRYEGRSITFTIRHKRSKLCCSVCRSREIIMRGTTRRRFRSIPIGFKNVFFDLSVQRVGCLRCGSIRQVSLGFADPRFSYTRAFERYALELSKHMTIQDVAAHLSVSWDAIKEIQKRDLTKRFSKPCLKDLRRIAIDEISIRKGHRYLTVVLDMTKGTIVYVGDGKGADALDSFWKKVKRAEAKIEAVAMDMSPAYISAVSTHLPKATIVFDHFHVIKLFNDKLSGLRRDLYREAKDLLQKKVLKGTRWLLLKNPENLDSSKAEKARLNDALQLNQPLSCAYYLKEDLRQVWLQPTKKKARLVLVDWIKRAETSGIKMLKKFAKSLAAFQSGILSYYDYRISSAPLEGTNNKIKTMKRMAYGFRDIEFFKLKIMAIHEAKYALVG; encoded by the coding sequence ATGTCCACAAGTCTTCTTTACCACGGATTCAGCCTAGTCGGCTACGATTATGTCAGGACGCGATATGAAGGAAGAAGTATCACGTTCACCATACGCCACAAAAGGAGCAAGCTTTGTTGTTCAGTCTGTAGAAGCCGGGAGATCATCATGCGAGGAACGACCAGGAGACGGTTTCGAAGCATTCCCATCGGTTTCAAGAATGTGTTCTTCGATCTCAGCGTTCAGCGGGTGGGTTGCCTTCGTTGCGGCAGTATTCGTCAAGTGTCGCTGGGATTTGCTGACCCCCGATTTTCTTACACCCGTGCTTTTGAGCGATATGCCTTGGAATTGTCGAAACACATGACGATCCAGGATGTAGCCGCACATCTGTCGGTATCCTGGGACGCGATCAAGGAAATTCAGAAACGGGATTTGACGAAGAGGTTTTCCAAGCCCTGCCTGAAGGATCTTCGGAGAATTGCCATCGATGAGATCTCGATTCGCAAAGGGCATCGGTATCTGACTGTTGTTTTGGATATGACCAAAGGGACGATCGTCTATGTCGGTGATGGCAAGGGAGCCGATGCGCTTGACTCTTTCTGGAAAAAGGTCAAACGTGCCGAAGCCAAGATTGAAGCCGTTGCCATGGATATGTCTCCCGCTTATATCAGCGCTGTATCGACTCATCTTCCGAAAGCGACGATTGTTTTTGACCATTTTCATGTCATCAAGCTCTTCAACGACAAATTGTCCGGGCTAAGAAGAGACCTTTATCGAGAGGCAAAAGATCTCCTTCAGAAGAAAGTCCTGAAGGGTACCCGCTGGCTTCTTCTGAAAAATCCGGAAAATCTTGATTCATCCAAAGCTGAAAAGGCCCGCTTGAACGATGCCCTCCAGCTAAATCAGCCACTTTCATGCGCCTATTACCTGAAAGAAGATCTCCGACAGGTCTGGTTACAGCCAACCAAGAAAAAAGCACGCCTGGTATTGGTTGATTGGATCAAGAGGGCGGAAACTTCCGGGATAAAAATGTTGAAAAAGTTTGCGAAGTCACTTGCCGCATTTCAATCCGGTATCCTCTCTTATTATGATTACCGCATCTCGTCGGCTCCCTTGGAAGGCACAAACAATAAAATCAAAACCATGAAACGGATGGCCTATGGGTTCCGGGATATCGAGTTCTTCAAACTTAAAATCATGGCCATTCATGAAGCCAAGTACGCTTTAGTCGGATGA
- a CDS encoding DnaJ domain-containing protein produces the protein MITNAAQQKNWEEGVVNENGFVDFYELLQLSSNADTDTIERVFRHLAKKTHPDNRESADPDRFRLIIEAYRTLSNPELRAGYDVKYQDYWNRKWQLVSEAGDGIAFSDDLETRKSLLSLLYVQRRRNPGDPGLFDYHMARLLDKPYELVQFHLWYLRAKNWVERLDTGHLAISALGVDQVEKERLRLRNDHLLMASDGTERQAERSGSADLLAFPPKT, from the coding sequence ATGATCACGAACGCGGCACAGCAAAAAAATTGGGAAGAAGGGGTTGTGAACGAAAATGGTTTTGTTGATTTCTACGAGCTGCTGCAGTTGAGTTCGAACGCAGACACCGACACCATTGAACGCGTCTTTCGGCATCTCGCCAAAAAGACGCACCCAGACAACAGGGAATCAGCGGATCCTGACAGGTTCCGCCTCATTATCGAGGCTTATCGAACGCTCTCAAACCCCGAACTTCGCGCCGGTTATGACGTCAAGTACCAGGATTACTGGAACCGCAAGTGGCAGCTCGTTTCTGAGGCCGGCGACGGAATCGCTTTCAGCGACGACCTCGAAACCCGCAAGAGTCTGCTTTCACTTTTATATGTTCAGCGTCGACGCAACCCGGGCGACCCGGGACTTTTTGATTATCACATGGCTCGACTTCTCGACAAACCGTATGAGCTGGTGCAGTTCCATCTATGGTATCTGAGGGCCAAGAACTGGGTGGAGCGTCTTGACACGGGACACCTTGCGATCAGTGCTCTGGGTGTGGACCAGGTCGAAAAGGAACGGCTCCGACTCAGGAATGATCATCTACTCATGGCTTCCGATGGCACGGAAAGGCAGGCGGAACGTTCCGGCTCGGCAGATTTGCTTGCGTTTCCCCCAAAAACCTGA
- a CDS encoding universal stress protein: MKKILVAIDESKNAFKSVDFISRFFSGSEGVQITLFHVLPEFPPSFWDDGHFLNAAEKSARREVIEKWQNNQQLKLESVFKKVTERLENAGLNKNQITTKSVVATLDVVADRILEEARTGGYQMLVMGRHGYSSTRKLTMGSVSNAVLSQDSALAVCIVK; the protein is encoded by the coding sequence ATGAAAAAGATACTTGTGGCAATCGATGAATCGAAGAATGCTTTTAAATCCGTAGATTTTATCAGCCGCTTTTTTTCAGGAAGTGAGGGTGTGCAGATTACTCTTTTTCACGTCCTTCCGGAATTTCCGCCTTCTTTCTGGGATGATGGCCATTTTCTTAATGCAGCGGAAAAGTCGGCGAGACGGGAAGTTATCGAAAAATGGCAGAACAACCAGCAGCTTAAGCTTGAATCAGTATTTAAGAAAGTAACCGAGAGGCTGGAGAACGCAGGGTTGAACAAGAATCAGATCACAACCAAATCAGTCGTTGCAACCCTTGACGTTGTTGCTGACCGCATTCTGGAAGAAGCCAGAACAGGCGGCTATCAGATGCTTGTGATGGGTAGACACGGATACTCGAGCACCAGGAAGCTTACCATGGGAAGTGTTTCTAATGCGGTCCTCAGCCAGGATTCAGCGCTGGCTGTTTGCATAGTCAAATAA